One window of Rhizobium leguminosarum genomic DNA carries:
- a CDS encoding hybrid sensor histidine kinase/response regulator: MPHRLVSPRTASYQELDVMVHVLDGADILIHRFEGTITHWSIGCENMYGWTREEAVGENVYELLATRFPEPVDEIRNQLKQRGSWQGEIVHRHKSGHEIHTASRCVLVNLPDGDLAIIQTNSDVSALKQAQDAVKSREAHLSSILDTVPDAMVVIDHKGTVLSFSKAAEKLFGMPSEQICGRNVSTLMPSPYRDAHDGYIDHYIETGEKRIIGYGRVVTGQRADGTQFPMELHVGEATADGQRIFTGFVRDLTSRFKIEEDLRQAQKMEAVGQLTGGLAHDFNNLLTVISGNLEMIEDKLPPGKLRDILREAQDAAADGAKLTGQLLAFGRRQPLNPKHADLGQLVTGFSDLLGRTLGEDIKLTTTIAGSDLNVVVDSSQLQNAILNIALNARDAMPKGGSLTTEISRVHLDADYAKMYPEVRSGNFVLISVTDTGIGMTDEVKKHAIEPFFTTKEVGSGTGLGLSMVYGFVKQSGGHLQIYSEAGRGTTIRIYLPALTGSKLQESGLEAEKIENPLPRGSELILVVEDDPRVRRVAVARLGDMGYAVLEADNGRGALEILRKNEEIELLFTDIVMPGGMTGDEVAREARALRPDIAVLFTSGYSEPALATTDVISGAQWLRKPYTARELASKIRELLDRH; encoded by the coding sequence ATGCCGCATCGTCTCGTATCGCCACGCACGGCCTCCTATCAGGAGCTTGATGTAATGGTTCACGTGCTGGACGGCGCGGACATCCTGATCCATCGATTCGAGGGTACCATCACCCATTGGTCGATCGGCTGCGAAAACATGTACGGCTGGACCAGGGAAGAGGCTGTCGGCGAAAATGTTTACGAGTTGCTCGCAACCCGGTTTCCGGAGCCCGTGGACGAGATACGAAACCAGCTCAAGCAAAGAGGGTCCTGGCAGGGCGAAATCGTACACCGCCACAAAAGCGGGCACGAGATCCACACGGCGTCGCGCTGCGTTCTTGTGAACCTTCCCGATGGCGACCTGGCCATCATTCAGACCAACAGCGACGTCAGCGCCCTGAAGCAGGCCCAGGACGCGGTCAAGTCGCGCGAGGCTCACCTGAGTTCAATTCTGGACACCGTGCCGGACGCGATGGTGGTCATCGACCACAAGGGAACGGTGCTGTCGTTCAGTAAGGCGGCCGAAAAACTGTTTGGCATGCCGTCCGAACAGATTTGCGGTCGCAACGTCAGCACCCTGATGCCGAGCCCCTACCGCGACGCCCACGACGGCTACATCGATCACTATATCGAGACTGGCGAGAAACGCATTATCGGCTACGGGCGTGTCGTCACCGGGCAGCGGGCCGACGGCACCCAGTTCCCAATGGAGCTCCACGTCGGGGAAGCTACGGCAGACGGCCAGCGCATCTTCACGGGTTTCGTCCGTGATCTGACAAGTCGGTTCAAGATCGAGGAAGATCTTCGCCAAGCGCAGAAGATGGAAGCCGTCGGACAGTTGACGGGAGGCCTGGCGCACGACTTCAACAACCTTCTGACCGTGATCAGCGGCAATCTGGAGATGATCGAGGACAAGCTGCCTCCCGGCAAGCTTCGAGACATCCTCCGGGAGGCGCAGGACGCCGCAGCCGACGGCGCTAAGCTTACGGGCCAGTTGCTTGCTTTCGGTCGGCGTCAGCCTCTCAACCCGAAGCATGCCGACCTCGGCCAGCTTGTGACAGGGTTCTCGGACCTGCTTGGCAGAACCCTCGGAGAGGACATCAAGCTCACCACGACGATCGCCGGATCCGATCTGAACGTCGTGGTCGACAGCTCGCAGCTTCAGAACGCTATTCTCAACATCGCTCTCAACGCGCGCGACGCCATGCCCAAGGGCGGCAGCCTGACCACCGAAATCTCGCGTGTGCACCTGGATGCAGACTACGCAAAGATGTACCCCGAGGTCCGCAGTGGCAATTTCGTGCTCATTTCCGTGACCGACACGGGAATTGGAATGACGGACGAAGTGAAGAAGCATGCCATAGAGCCCTTCTTCACCACGAAAGAGGTGGGATCGGGAACGGGCCTCGGGCTCAGCATGGTCTACGGCTTCGTCAAGCAGTCCGGCGGCCACCTTCAGATCTACAGCGAAGCTGGTCGGGGCACCACGATACGGATCTACCTCCCGGCCCTGACCGGATCCAAGCTCCAGGAATCTGGTTTGGAGGCAGAGAAAATAGAGAATCCGCTTCCTCGAGGAAGCGAACTGATCCTAGTTGTAGAAGACGATCCACGTGTCCGCCGGGTGGCTGTCGCGCGGCTCGGCGATATGGGGTACGCGGTGCTTGAAGCGGATAACGGCCGTGGAGCACTCGAAATCCTCCGCAAAAACGAGGAAATCGAGCTTCTGTTCACCGACATCGTCATGCCCGGCGGCATGACCGGCGATGAGGTGGCAAGGGAGGCTCGAGCCCTTCGGCCGGACATCGCCGTTCTCTTCACGTCGGGCTACTCGGAGCCGGCCCTTGCGACGACGGACGTTATTTCCGGCGCTCAATGGCTTCGGAAGCCGTATACTGCGCGGGAACTGGCTTCCAAGATTCGTGAGCTTCTCGATCGGCACTGA
- a CDS encoding Crp/Fnr family transcriptional regulator, giving the protein MLMHNRQAFQPVEATDIARGGRSLGSLFQLSAVEIVPAGKAICWEGDAAKHIFQVVEGVVRLQRIIGEGRRVITAFHFAGDVVGAFLQSDFLFTAEAVTDCKIRRVSRKGFNDEVGRCDLLRPEYISLLCKETVAAHDQMVLLSKKNAEERLCTFIARLVSRRNAEVHKGLLRIPMNRQDIADYLGLTIETVSRTITKLASRNVVVPEGRHDLRILNLRRLQELSGNPDDFSEKTCHSVSLH; this is encoded by the coding sequence ATGCTGATGCACAATCGCCAAGCCTTCCAACCAGTCGAAGCCACGGACATCGCGCGCGGCGGGCGTTCCCTTGGTTCGTTATTTCAACTGTCGGCGGTTGAAATCGTTCCGGCCGGAAAGGCTATCTGCTGGGAAGGCGACGCTGCGAAGCATATCTTCCAGGTCGTCGAAGGCGTCGTCCGTCTCCAGCGCATCATCGGCGAAGGACGCCGCGTGATTACTGCTTTTCACTTCGCGGGCGACGTTGTCGGCGCTTTTTTGCAGAGCGACTTCCTGTTCACCGCCGAAGCCGTCACCGACTGCAAGATCCGCCGAGTCTCGCGCAAGGGCTTTAACGACGAGGTTGGCCGGTGCGACTTGCTGCGTCCTGAATACATTTCCCTGCTCTGCAAGGAGACGGTCGCTGCTCATGACCAGATGGTGCTCCTATCGAAGAAGAATGCCGAAGAGCGGTTGTGCACCTTCATCGCCAGGCTGGTGTCCCGTCGCAACGCCGAGGTTCACAAGGGCCTGCTGCGGATTCCGATGAACCGGCAGGACATCGCGGACTACCTCGGTCTGACGATCGAAACGGTCTCCCGCACGATCACCAAGCTGGCGTCCCGCAACGTGGTCGTTCCTGAAGGACGTCACGACCTCAGAATCTTGAACCTGCGCCGCCTGCAGGAACTGTCGGGCAACCCAGATGATTTTTCGGAGAAAACCTGCCATAGCGTCAGTCTTCACTAA
- the ccoN gene encoding cytochrome-c oxidase, cbb3-type subunit I, with the protein MNYTTETVVVAVAAFLALLGAAFAHDHLFAVHMGILCFCLSAGTVLLLRRVDFSPAGGQPKMDTSGYFDEVIRYGLIATVFWGVVGFLVGVVIAAQLAFPDLNLAPYLNFGRLRPVHTSAVIFAFGGNALIMTSFYVVQRTCHARLFGGSLAWFVFWGYQLFIVMAATGYVLGINQAREYAEPEWYVDIWLTIVWVAYLAVYLGTILKRREPHIYVANWFYLGFIVTIAMLHVVNNLAVPASFLGSKSYSVFSGVQDALTQWWYGHNAVGFFLTAGFLGMMYYFVPKQANRPVYSYRLSIIHFWALIFMYIWAGPHHLHYTALPDWAQTLGMVFSVMLWMPSWGGMINGLMTLSGAWDKVRTDPIIRMMIIAIAFYGMSTFEGPMMSIKTVNSLSHYTEWTIGHVHSGALGWVGMITFGAIYYLTPKLWGRERLYSLRMVNWHFWLATLGIVIYAAVLWVAGIQQGLMWREYNSQGFLVYSFAETVAAMFPYYVLRVVGGGLYLAGGIVMAWNVFMTIRGHLRDELAIPTAYVPQAQPAE; encoded by the coding sequence ATGAACTACACAACGGAAACAGTAGTGGTCGCGGTCGCTGCTTTCCTGGCCCTGCTAGGAGCCGCCTTCGCACACGATCATCTATTCGCGGTCCACATGGGCATACTGTGCTTCTGCCTATCCGCCGGCACCGTGCTGCTGCTGAGGAGGGTCGACTTTTCGCCGGCTGGAGGTCAGCCGAAGATGGACACGTCGGGCTATTTCGACGAGGTCATCCGCTACGGACTGATCGCTACAGTCTTCTGGGGCGTCGTCGGCTTCCTCGTCGGCGTCGTCATCGCTGCGCAGTTGGCGTTCCCGGACCTCAATCTAGCGCCCTATCTCAATTTCGGCCGTCTCCGTCCCGTGCACACCTCGGCCGTGATCTTCGCCTTCGGCGGCAACGCGCTCATCATGACGTCTTTCTACGTCGTCCAACGGACCTGTCATGCGCGCCTGTTCGGCGGCAGCCTGGCCTGGTTTGTTTTCTGGGGATACCAGCTCTTCATCGTGATGGCGGCGACGGGGTACGTCCTGGGCATCAACCAAGCCCGAGAGTATGCGGAACCGGAATGGTACGTCGACATCTGGCTTACGATCGTTTGGGTGGCCTACCTGGCCGTTTATCTTGGGACGATCCTGAAACGTCGGGAACCTCACATCTACGTCGCGAACTGGTTCTATCTCGGCTTCATCGTGACGATTGCGATGTTGCATGTGGTGAACAATCTCGCCGTTCCTGCGTCCTTCCTGGGCTCCAAGAGCTACTCCGTCTTCTCCGGCGTCCAGGACGCGCTGACACAATGGTGGTACGGCCACAACGCTGTCGGCTTTTTCCTCACCGCCGGCTTCCTCGGGATGATGTACTACTTCGTGCCGAAGCAGGCCAACCGGCCCGTCTATTCCTACCGGCTGTCGATCATCCACTTCTGGGCACTGATCTTCATGTACATCTGGGCCGGCCCGCATCACCTGCACTACACGGCGCTGCCCGACTGGGCCCAGACCCTCGGCATGGTATTCTCGGTGATGCTCTGGATGCCGTCCTGGGGCGGCATGATCAACGGCCTCATGACCCTTTCGGGGGCTTGGGACAAAGTGCGCACCGATCCGATCATCCGGATGATGATCATCGCCATCGCCTTCTACGGGATGTCGACCTTCGAAGGGCCGATGATGTCGATAAAGACGGTCAACTCGCTCAGCCACTACACCGAGTGGACGATCGGACATGTGCATTCGGGAGCCCTCGGCTGGGTCGGCATGATCACCTTCGGGGCGATCTACTACCTGACGCCCAAGCTCTGGGGACGCGAGCGTCTCTACAGCCTGCGAATGGTCAACTGGCACTTTTGGCTCGCCACCCTCGGCATCGTCATCTACGCCGCCGTGCTCTGGGTGGCTGGGATCCAGCAGGGTCTGATGTGGCGCGAGTATAATTCGCAGGGCTTCCTCGTCTACTCGTTCGCGGAGACCGTCGCCGCAATGTTCCCATACTACGTGCTGCGTGTCGTCGGAGGCGGCCTCTATCTGGCCGGTGGGATCGTGATGGCTTGGAACGTCTTCATGACGATCCGCGGCCACCTGCGCGACGAGCTAGCTATTCCGACCGCTTACGTGCCCCAGGCACAGCCTGCCGAGTGA
- the ccoO gene encoding cytochrome-c oxidase, cbb3-type subunit II, whose product MASILDKHKILEKNATLLLVGSLLVVSIGGIVEIAPLFYLQNTIEKVEGMRPYTPLELAGRNIYIREGCYLCHSQMIRPFRDEVERYGHYSLAAESMYDHPFQWGSKRTGPDLARVGGRYSNEWHVQHLSDPRAVVPESIMPKYAFLKTNEVSVKDIGMDLKANEDVGVPYTEDMLANAQADMKAQADPNADTTALLERYPKAKVGDFDGDPARLTEMDALVSYLQMLGTLVDFSTYDDATGYR is encoded by the coding sequence ATGGCATCGATATTAGACAAGCATAAGATCCTCGAGAAGAACGCTACCCTCCTACTCGTCGGTTCGCTCCTCGTCGTGAGCATCGGCGGCATCGTCGAAATCGCTCCTCTGTTCTATCTTCAGAACACGATCGAGAAGGTGGAGGGGATGCGTCCCTATACGCCGCTCGAGCTGGCCGGCCGAAACATCTACATTCGCGAAGGCTGCTATCTCTGTCACAGCCAGATGATACGGCCGTTCCGAGACGAGGTGGAACGCTACGGCCATTACTCGCTCGCCGCCGAGTCCATGTACGACCACCCCTTCCAGTGGGGTTCCAAGCGCACCGGCCCGGACCTGGCTCGTGTCGGGGGGCGCTATTCGAACGAATGGCACGTCCAACATCTTTCAGACCCGCGGGCGGTTGTGCCTGAATCGATCATGCCGAAATACGCGTTCCTCAAGACGAACGAGGTCTCGGTCAAGGACATCGGTATGGACCTCAAGGCCAACGAGGACGTCGGCGTTCCTTACACGGAAGACATGCTGGCCAATGCCCAGGCCGATATGAAGGCGCAGGCCGATCCGAACGCCGACACGACGGCGCTGCTCGAGCGCTACCCGAAGGCGAAGGTCGGTGACTTCGACGGCGATCCCGCCAGGCTGACCGAAATGGACGCCCTGGTATCCTACCTGCAGATGCTCGGAACGCTGGTCGATTTCTCGACCTACGACGACGCGACCGGCTACCGATGA
- a CDS encoding CcoQ/FixQ family Cbb3-type cytochrome c oxidase assembly chaperone, which yields METYTAMRHFADSWGLLAMAAFFVGAVLYTLRPGSKQTAAEAADIPLKDD from the coding sequence ATGGAAACCTATACAGCAATGAGACACTTCGCCGACAGTTGGGGACTGCTGGCAATGGCAGCCTTCTTCGTGGGCGCCGTCCTCTACACCCTTCGCCCCGGCAGCAAGCAGACGGCCGCGGAAGCCGCCGATATTCCCCTGAAGGATGACTGA
- the ccoP gene encoding cytochrome-c oxidase, cbb3-type subunit III: protein MSEKHIDEISGVETTGHEWDGIRELNNPMPRWWVWTFYVCILWAIGYAFAYPAIPMITSATKGYLGFSSRAELQQDVDVAKAGQMKFHDMIAARTVQEIDADPALREFAIAGGASAFKVNCAPCHGSGASGGPGFPNLNDDDWLWGGDLDSINTTIAHGIRFDGDADTHVSEMPAFADMLSPDQTKQVAAYVWGLTNTPSNPAAAEAGKQIFLDNCAACHGENAKGKADMGAPDLADAIWLKGRGEDAIARQVTMPKHGVMPAWAARLGDSTVKELTVFVHSLGGGT, encoded by the coding sequence ATGTCGGAAAAGCATATCGATGAAATCAGCGGCGTCGAGACCACCGGTCATGAATGGGACGGAATCCGCGAGCTTAACAATCCGATGCCGAGATGGTGGGTCTGGACTTTCTACGTCTGCATCCTATGGGCCATCGGCTACGCTTTCGCCTATCCCGCGATCCCCATGATCACTTCCGCCACCAAGGGCTATCTGGGATTCTCCAGCCGCGCCGAGCTCCAGCAGGATGTCGACGTTGCCAAGGCGGGGCAGATGAAGTTTCACGATATGATCGCCGCCAGGACGGTGCAGGAGATCGATGCCGATCCGGCCCTTCGCGAGTTCGCGATCGCCGGCGGGGCTTCGGCCTTCAAGGTGAATTGCGCGCCGTGTCATGGCTCGGGAGCCAGCGGCGGGCCAGGGTTTCCCAATTTGAACGACGACGACTGGCTATGGGGAGGCGACCTCGATTCCATCAACACGACGATCGCGCACGGTATTCGCTTCGACGGCGATGCAGACACGCACGTCTCTGAGATGCCGGCCTTCGCCGACATGTTGAGTCCAGATCAGACGAAGCAGGTCGCAGCCTATGTCTGGGGCCTGACCAACACGCCGTCAAACCCAGCGGCTGCGGAAGCCGGCAAGCAGATATTCCTCGACAACTGCGCGGCGTGCCACGGCGAGAACGCCAAAGGCAAGGCTGACATGGGTGCTCCTGACCTTGCCGACGCGATCTGGCTCAAGGGACGAGGGGAGGACGCGATCGCCCGCCAGGTCACGATGCCGAAGCATGGCGTGATGCCCGCTTGGGCTGCCCGTTTGGGCGACAGCACCGTGAAAGAACTGACGGTGTTCGTCCATTCACTTGGCGGTGGAACCTGA
- the ccoG gene encoding cytochrome c oxidase accessory protein CcoG, whose product MNIYTAPDPRPVERIDAEPVNARGKREPLYAARKKVFPKRAEGRFRRFKWIVMLITLGIYYLAPWIRWDRGLYAPDQAILVDLGSRRFFFFFIEIWPQEFYYVAGLLVMAGFGLFLVTSAVGRAWCGYACPQTVWVDLFLVVERAIEGDRNARMKLDAGPWTFDKARKRIVKHAIWLMIGAATGGAWIFYFADAPALVVSFFSGKAPVVAYATVATLTATTYVLGGLMREQVCTYMCPWPRIQGAMLDENSLVVTYNDWRGETRSRHSKKTLAAGQPVGDCVDCNACVAVCPMGIDIRDGQQMECITCALCIDACDGVMDKLGKPRGLIAYATLSEYAANMAIATDDGRTPVQPSKVRNADGSFVESVRHFDWRIIFRPRVLFYAVTWLLIGVAMVVHLAMRARLELNVVHDRNPQYVLESDGSIRNGYTLRILNMVPAPRRIELSLLGLDDGASMRIPELAKQDARTFIIEAAPDVATTIKVFVTSKKSTAAISEFLFAIEDSGHSDRATYRAAFNTPGDAK is encoded by the coding sequence ATGAATATCTACACAGCACCAGATCCCAGGCCGGTCGAACGGATAGACGCGGAACCCGTGAACGCCCGCGGCAAACGTGAACCACTTTACGCTGCGCGAAAGAAGGTATTTCCCAAGCGCGCCGAAGGGCGTTTTAGGCGTTTCAAGTGGATCGTAATGCTGATCACGCTTGGGATCTACTACCTGGCTCCTTGGATTCGCTGGGATCGGGGACTCTACGCGCCGGATCAGGCTATACTAGTGGACCTGGGATCACGGCGATTTTTCTTCTTCTTCATCGAGATCTGGCCGCAGGAGTTCTATTATGTCGCCGGCCTGCTAGTCATGGCGGGGTTCGGCCTCTTTCTCGTCACATCCGCCGTCGGGCGGGCGTGGTGCGGATATGCTTGTCCGCAAACCGTCTGGGTCGATCTTTTCCTCGTCGTCGAGCGGGCGATCGAGGGAGACCGCAACGCCCGGATGAAGCTTGACGCCGGGCCGTGGACTTTCGACAAGGCAAGAAAACGGATCGTCAAGCACGCAATCTGGCTGATGATCGGCGCCGCGACGGGCGGTGCCTGGATCTTCTACTTCGCCGACGCGCCTGCGCTTGTCGTCTCGTTTTTTTCTGGAAAGGCGCCTGTCGTGGCCTACGCGACCGTCGCCACTCTCACTGCGACCACCTACGTGCTGGGCGGGCTGATGCGCGAACAGGTCTGCACGTACATGTGCCCGTGGCCGCGGATCCAGGGCGCGATGCTCGACGAAAATTCCCTCGTCGTCACCTACAACGATTGGCGCGGCGAGACCCGCTCACGCCACTCCAAGAAGACCTTGGCTGCCGGTCAGCCGGTCGGCGACTGCGTCGACTGTAACGCCTGCGTGGCCGTCTGTCCCATGGGGATCGACATCCGCGACGGACAGCAGATGGAATGTATCACCTGCGCATTGTGCATCGACGCCTGCGATGGCGTCATGGACAAGCTCGGAAAGCCGCGCGGCCTCATCGCCTATGCGACGCTCAGCGAATACGCCGCCAACATGGCCATCGCCACGGACGACGGAAGAACGCCGGTCCAGCCCTCGAAGGTGCGGAATGCCGACGGCTCGTTCGTCGAGTCCGTCAGGCATTTCGACTGGCGCATCATATTCCGTCCACGCGTGCTGTTTTATGCCGTCACGTGGCTTTTGATCGGCGTCGCCATGGTGGTCCATCTCGCAATGCGCGCGCGACTGGAGCTCAACGTGGTTCACGATCGAAACCCGCAGTACGTTTTGGAAAGCGACGGCTCCATCCGCAACGGCTACACACTGCGAATACTGAATATGGTTCCCGCTCCTCGCAGGATCGAGCTCAGCCTTTTAGGCCTCGACGACGGCGCGAGTATGCGAATTCCCGAACTAGCGAAGCAGGACGCGCGGACCTTCATCATCGAAGCCGCGCCGGACGTCGCGACAACAATCAAGGTCTTCGTGACGAGCAAAAAGTCGACCGCCGCGATCAGCGAGTTCCTTTTTGCAATCGAGGACTCCGGACATTCCGACAGAGCGACCTATCGCGCCGCATTCAACACACCGGGAGATGCCAAATGA
- a CDS encoding FixH family protein, with product MTTSTQGFTGRHMLIVTCSFFAVVIGVNVTMAWFASSSWSGLVVENTYVASQEFNRKAADMRAMAASGIIGKLSLAGGRIRYDIHNRDGSPATVDDVTANFKRPVGDHEDFHVAFTKVGNGKFESQHRVASGDWIVEVVSRTEGKVVMHEASRLDTAGFGE from the coding sequence ATGACTACCTCCACTCAAGGATTCACAGGGCGGCACATGCTGATTGTCACATGCTCGTTCTTCGCGGTGGTGATCGGCGTCAACGTGACCATGGCATGGTTCGCCTCGTCGAGCTGGAGCGGTCTCGTCGTCGAGAACACGTATGTCGCCAGCCAGGAGTTCAACCGAAAAGCAGCCGATATGAGGGCGATGGCGGCGTCTGGTATCATCGGAAAGCTATCTCTGGCCGGCGGCCGCATCCGTTACGACATCCACAACCGCGACGGATCTCCCGCGACCGTCGACGACGTGACCGCAAACTTCAAGCGACCCGTGGGCGACCACGAGGACTTCCACGTCGCATTCACGAAAGTCGGTAACGGAAAGTTTGAGTCCCAGCACCGAGTCGCCTCGGGCGACTGGATCGTCGAGGTCGTTTCGCGAACGGAAGGCAAGGTCGTCATGCACGAGGCCTCACGTCTCGATACCGCGGGGTTCGGCGAATGA
- a CDS encoding cation-translocating P-type ATPase, with product MTCCMMNADGVLAMSTTSVSAEEIALAAHSLGEGLRQLDLSVPDVHCGSCISALEKALSALPYVRKARVNLTSRRVTCVYAEKTEDGAADPTGIIAAINGAGYRAHLFTPIAVENDKTRNQLLLAVGVSGFAAANIMLLSVSVWSGADAATRDLFHWISAMIAAPALVYAGRFFFRSAWNALKHGRTNMDVPISLAVTLSYAVSLWETAHHGEHAWFDATVSLLFFLLIGRTLDHVMREKARAAINGLARLAPRGALVLGPNGSRRYVPLDEIVVGDEIAVAVGERIPVDGMVVGGESDLDLAIVTGESSPVAVASGVGVSSGAINLTGSLVVRATKLAKNSLLAEIISLMEAAEGGRARYRRIADRAAALYSPAVHLLALVSFLAWGLIGGDWKHAMLVAVAVLIITCPCALGLAVPVVQVVAAGELFRRGIMVKDGSALERLAEIDTVAFDKTGTLTMGSPRLVRGEAADEADLAKAVGLALHSRHPLSQALARSAGNAATPFDRVNEIPGGGLEAACGDEVYRLGNATFACGAAPPRSTVDSPLSEVVLSRNGVALARFFFEDALRPGAQDAIKELGSSRFETLIVSGDRQSVVDNVAQVLGISRAMGALTPRQKVDECQRLGESGHRVLMVGDGINDAPALAAAHVSMAPATASDIGRQAADLVFFNDRLDAVPQAIAVARRSAALIRQNFALAIGYNVLAVPVAIAGLATPLIAAVAMSTSSIIVVTNALRLNAAATRSPAGGAPKPAASGGEARIA from the coding sequence ATGACGTGCTGCATGATGAACGCGGATGGAGTTCTCGCGATGAGCACGACGTCGGTCAGCGCCGAGGAAATCGCACTCGCAGCCCATTCTTTGGGCGAGGGACTCCGGCAGCTCGATCTAAGCGTTCCCGATGTCCACTGCGGGAGCTGCATATCGGCGTTGGAGAAAGCTCTTTCGGCGCTCCCTTACGTTCGCAAGGCCAGGGTGAACCTCACATCGCGGCGCGTCACCTGCGTGTACGCCGAGAAAACTGAAGACGGCGCTGCCGATCCGACTGGAATCATCGCCGCGATCAACGGCGCTGGATACCGCGCGCATCTGTTCACACCAATTGCGGTCGAGAACGACAAGACAAGGAACCAGCTTCTCCTCGCCGTCGGAGTGTCCGGCTTCGCGGCCGCCAACATCATGCTTCTGTCCGTCTCGGTCTGGTCCGGTGCCGACGCTGCGACGAGGGACCTGTTCCATTGGATCTCGGCGATGATCGCAGCGCCTGCGCTGGTCTACGCGGGGCGGTTCTTCTTCCGGTCGGCGTGGAACGCGTTGAAGCATGGTCGCACGAATATGGATGTGCCGATTTCTTTGGCCGTCACCCTTTCCTACGCGGTTTCGCTTTGGGAAACCGCCCATCATGGCGAGCACGCATGGTTCGACGCGACCGTATCCTTGTTGTTCTTCCTGCTTATCGGCAGGACGCTGGACCATGTGATGCGCGAAAAGGCCCGCGCTGCCATCAACGGGCTGGCCCGACTTGCGCCGCGGGGGGCGCTGGTCCTGGGGCCGAACGGATCGCGCCGTTACGTTCCGCTTGATGAAATTGTAGTGGGAGATGAGATCGCGGTCGCGGTCGGCGAACGGATTCCAGTGGATGGAATGGTCGTAGGGGGCGAAAGCGACCTCGATCTCGCGATCGTTACCGGCGAAAGCTCTCCGGTCGCCGTCGCCAGCGGTGTCGGGGTCAGCTCCGGTGCCATAAACCTTACCGGGTCGCTTGTCGTGCGCGCCACCAAGCTCGCCAAGAACTCTCTCTTGGCGGAAATCATCAGCCTCATGGAGGCCGCCGAGGGCGGGAGGGCACGCTACCGGCGAATCGCAGATCGCGCCGCCGCGCTGTACTCCCCCGCGGTCCACCTTCTCGCTCTCGTCTCGTTTCTTGCTTGGGGATTGATAGGCGGAGACTGGAAACATGCGATGCTGGTCGCAGTCGCCGTGCTTATCATTACTTGCCCATGCGCCTTGGGACTTGCGGTTCCGGTCGTCCAGGTTGTGGCGGCTGGCGAGCTTTTCCGCAGGGGAATTATGGTGAAAGACGGCTCCGCGCTCGAAAGACTTGCGGAGATCGACACGGTCGCCTTCGACAAGACGGGCACTCTGACCATGGGCAGCCCAAGGCTGGTGCGGGGCGAAGCCGCCGACGAGGCGGATCTCGCTAAAGCGGTTGGACTGGCCCTCCATTCGAGACACCCTCTGTCGCAGGCATTGGCCCGGAGCGCCGGGAACGCCGCAACGCCTTTTGATCGCGTCAACGAAATCCCCGGCGGCGGCCTTGAAGCCGCCTGCGGCGACGAGGTCTACAGGTTGGGCAACGCGACGTTTGCATGTGGCGCAGCTCCGCCGCGGTCGACGGTCGACAGCCCGCTCTCCGAAGTCGTGCTTTCAAGGAACGGCGTAGCGCTCGCGCGGTTCTTCTTCGAGGATGCGCTTCGTCCAGGTGCGCAAGACGCGATCAAGGAACTCGGGTCAAGCAGGTTTGAAACGTTGATTGTCTCAGGCGATCGTCAGAGCGTGGTCGACAACGTCGCACAGGTGCTCGGCATCAGCCGGGCGATGGGGGCGCTTACGCCACGGCAAAAGGTCGACGAGTGCCAGAGACTTGGCGAATCCGGCCATCGCGTCCTGATGGTGGGCGACGGCATCAATGATGCACCAGCGCTTGCTGCCGCCCATGTGTCCATGGCGCCCGCTACGGCGTCTGACATCGGCCGACAGGCCGCCGATCTTGTGTTCTTCAACGACCGGTTGGATGCGGTCCCTCAAGCGATCGCAGTCGCAAGGCGATCGGCTGCACTGATACGCCAGAATTTTGCGCTAGCGATCGGTTATAACGTGCTGGCAGTGCCGGTGGCGATCGCGGGTCTTGCCACGCCGCTGATCGCAGCGGTCGCAATGTCCACGTCATCGATCATCGTGGTGACCAACGCCCTTCGGCTCAACGCGGCCGCCACGCGATCCCCTGCTGGAGGTGCGCCGAAACCGGCCGCGAGTGGCGGGGAGGCCAGAATCGCATGA
- the ccoS gene encoding cbb3-type cytochrome oxidase assembly protein CcoS, with amino-acid sequence MNMLIYLIPIALFMGGVGLAAFLWSLGNGQYDDLQGAAWRVLADDESDPPKS; translated from the coding sequence ATGAATATGCTGATCTATCTCATCCCGATCGCGCTCTTCATGGGCGGCGTGGGGCTTGCGGCGTTTCTCTGGTCTCTTGGAAACGGTCAGTACGACGATCTTCAGGGGGCCGCTTGGCGCGTACTCGCCGACGACGAGTCGGATCCGCCCAAGTCGTAG